The Episyrphus balteatus chromosome 3, idEpiBalt1.1, whole genome shotgun sequence genome segment AATGTTTTGTGagtcattttttattgaataaaacccaaaaatacaaatttgtatgtgtttctcaaaaacaactaatttaaaattctattgaacTTAAATTTTACTAGGCCAACCCTTTGACTAAATGCTTTTTCGCAAttgtgtgataaaaaaaaactttaaataaactttgctccatttttttgtgtatgtcctaatgaataaaaaaaaaaaaataccaaattaAATAGTTGTTCCTTACGTAAAATGCTTGCGTGTATAAGAAATTCATGttctattaaaaattcaaaaccacttATCTTTTTATCGACCAGGTAAGTAAGTAACACATTACTCATACTAATACTCTCAAACACGTAGGTACTACATCCATAAATAATGTTTGTTTAAATCTTTTGCAATTTACTTAACATTTTTTCTTATCATTTTATCAatagattttctaagaaaaaataaataaaataaaacacagaataagaaacaaaaataagtatCCGTTAGCATagaaaatggtataaaatttcttatcaaatagatAATTCTGGCATGACTACCAGAACCATGTGAACTCGATTTAGATGAACGGTGCAACGCCCAAGTTTGTTTCTTATCAAAAAAGAACCTACAAATTGcgtaatatacagggtgtcccacagtcaccgccccaaatgaaaaccatggattcctgaggtcattttaagtcgaaaaacttgagaggtaattttctcgttttcgtcccgttttcgagttaccacggtttttatgatttttgctctcttgtcctttaactggccttatctttgccaaactacgtttgatttgaaagattttttttgcaaccaatcaagaatttattgcaatttaagttcgtctcaaaacttttttttctgcggacaaccttttctccacaattttgcatcaaacacaattttcttcgttttttaagttgttttttacactttcatatcatttaagtcaaaaaaacacgttaatgagtactaattttttgtgctttttattaaagcccagtttattttcacaaaaaaaaaataagttttaattcataaaaaaggctactgaaattaattaaaaaaaaataaacaaactgagtgaattaaaaaaaaaataatttttaaatacaaaatttatttaaatgaattaaaactttttctgagctttatttatttgttcttttcttaaccacaatagctcagaaaaagtttttaattcatttaaattaattttttatttaaaaattattttttttttcattcactcagtttgtttatttttttttaattaatttcagtagccttttttatgaaataaaacttaattttatatgaaaataaactgggctttaataaaaagcacaaaaaatgtatactcattaacgtgtttttttgacttaaatgatatgaaagtgtaaaaaaaaacttaaaaaacgaagaaaattgtgtttgatgcaaaattgtggagaaacggttgtccgcagaaaaaaaagttttgaaacaaacttaaactgcaataaattcttgattggttgcaaaaaaaatctttttaatcaaacgtagtttggcaaagataaggccagttaaaggacaaaagagaaaaaatcataaaaatcgtggtaactcgaaaacgggacgaaaacgagaaaattacctcttaagtttttcgacttaaaatgacctcaggaatccatggttttcatttggggcggtgactatgggacaccctgtatacttataaatttaaaattatagagAAAAGGCAGTTAATTTGTGTACCGTTTAGGAATTTTTAAATAtccatttgaatgaaaaaaaattaattgttgttttttttgttcttcaactTTATCTGCATGCAACATACAAAGCTTTTAGCACAaagaagaacaacaacaaaaaaagagatttttaacTGGGTCAAACCTTTTCACATTCAATTTGAAAGAagagaaggaaaaaaaagtagtaatTCATCTTAACAACAATTCAAGTCTCTGAGTTGAAGAATGGAATATTATTTCCTAATTCCTGGTTAACAAGTCTCAATTCAGATCATTCACACTGTGCGTTCGTCGCTAAGTTCCGTACGTGATAGTGTCGATGTGTCTTGTCTTTGATATGCCTCTGTCTTTAAAAGCACATGaataatagatttatttttaatcgatacaaaatataataattttaaaatcaatatgtTAGGGGTTTAACAACATGCTCTTTGCTGTTGTATGACATTATAATTGTGTGTGTTAATTTTCAAGTCGATATTAACAAAAGTACACAACACACAAGTCTGAGAAATGACTCATTGAGGACaagttttttgagcaaattgcTTTCGTCATTGTAATGTCTATGTGGAAATAGTCGAGGGAATACTTATGTTACTGGTTTTGACGTTTACTCAGATGtggaagttttttgttttgcttttgttttaaatgtaaataaaagaAACCGGGTATTAATGTAGCAggcatattttgtttgtttatatttttttaggttaattAACCTTTTCACTGCCAATTTGGAGAGGGGttatgccaaattttaaaagattaggtaaagattaggtacactttttggtttttttttttacgagaaAAGTATTTTGAGCTATTcattttaacatattttgtaatcattttttgttaatgctaactttaaaaaaaaatctcgaagaaacattgaaaatgcaaCATTCGGATGTGCATGGGAAAAAAGTTGATGCGAaatcagaaaatcaaaatttattcgTCAATTTATAGTTTTCCTCAGgtaatcaatttttcaaaatttcaatttatcacTTTTTGTAGAACACTTTGAATGAAAAACCcgattttaagtgaaaaaataggcatatttcttattgtaaaataaaaatttaaaataaaaactaaaaaataaactatcCAGGGATACTTTATAAATTGTGTAGAGAAataatgttccaaatttcaaaagaatctgTGCAGTAGATTTGAATCTATGAGGTGCACCGACTTTGAAAACCAATGTAACGGGTAGATCAACATTACGTACTATCTACAAGGTATCAAGCTAATAAAATCGATGTTATAGCGATAGATTTTAGTAAGGCGTTGAACAAAATGTCTCACTAAATAATTATCTTAAAGTTAGAAGCTATGGGTTTTCTTACAGTCTTAATTTTATGACTAaagtcatattaaaaaaaaaaagaaattacatAATCCGTTATAGATCTTCATTTTCTATCACTTTTAATGCAATAGACAATGCGAATGCCCTACaaaatagtttaaatattttttcactcTGACCAAAAAACAAGTTTGAACTTAAAGTTAATAAATGTCGCACTTGTTCGGTTAAATTCGCACAGcacggaaaataaaaaaaaagaataacaaaattaaaaagtttttttgcattttgtaaCACAAAAAAAGTAGAGAAACTTGTTCTGGATGGGTTTGTGATCCAGCGAGATCCCTAGAGTGATATTCTCAGGCTGTCtgagacctttttttttttgtaaagaaaacaGTTTTTCGTAAAAGCCTCAGTAATTTAagataagagaaaaaaaatttttttttgaggtggTACCGCTTATAAAGCACTTTTCGAATCAAgatttttatacagggtgtcccaaaagtcaaaatcgaaacgaaaacggtagatagggtatgtattttgtgagttaaaggtatttgaaaaaaaaatcgaaaaaaatgcactacgaaaTTTTgacaagttaccttaaaagttggctTATTTCGAAATTGTATAGCATAGTTGAGATAATTCAATAAATAAcggaaacaaaaatgttttttcttaagaaatctgacttttttaaatagctgttttttaaaacattatttaactgattttgtatttttcgcAGTAGTATAGagctgattttttaaaagataaaagaaGCTTAATCAATACTCGAAAGGTAATAGCTGATAGGCAAGGTTACGTTTAACCATAGaattatgaaagaaaatatCTTTTCGgtattttgacagaaaatgttgaccataacgaagaaaaaataacaaaaataataaaaaattattaaaattatttttattttaagtggagtgattgaatataattcaatataagttcaagtgacctcaactccaaaaatttataaagcgtttcgcccaggtacgacagtgggctcatcagttagatctgtcgtacccttactaagatgccttattttggtcgatgtttaccgaggTACCTgtgcgaaacgctttataaatttttggagttgaggtcacttgaacttatattgaaaatGTTGACCCGTAGGTAAAACCCAGGGTACCTAAAGCAGGTTGgtaataaaaccttttttttcaaaaagttaaaatagttttattttgctCTTTTCCAATTGGTATGGTGTTTAATCAATATTTTCTAATTGTGTTGAAGACTATAAAGAAGAACACTTTCATTCTTTCTCTCGAAAAGTCCAAAAATCATACAATcattaaatacaacaacaaatacattatatttttgtaaaaaaaatattttaacccttttgaaaaaaagtttactaCGAACCTGCTTTGAGAAGAAGATTTCGGATACGTTTTAGGTTTTGTAAATAAGAAACATTGTAATATTTGAATCGACAAATAAAGTCGTAAAAAAGTAGAAGAAAGACAAGTCTCCAACAGACCAGTGCACTCAGTCATAATAATTAAAACTTCTGGGAATGTGTTTGGAGGCGCATATTTGTATCTTCAATGCAGAAATGCACACGAGTATAACATGTGCTACCAATTAACATTCCAATCTCAAAAACTTTCTTCCAAAAACTTGTTgcttttcaaaatatgtatttctACAGGAACTACAGGAAGACATCAATCATTCATTACTTTAATAGCATCGATTTCATTGTATTACAAATTttgtgataaaataaaaatatatggctTTCCTCTTCCAGTAAAAATAATCTTCACTATTTATACAGAGGGAGACCCAACAGTAGAACTTGCACCagaaaatacatttaatttattacatttatttatttctaaataaaTAGAAACTTATGTGAAGGTTGAATTCGGTAAAGTAACTAGTATTTACAATTAATGATTCAACAATTTAAAACACATAGCTTAGTCATTTTGATGCTTAATCAAtcgtttttgtttgtataagtCACatctggaaatttttatacttaatgccggttgatataaaaatatacataattttaatatttttttaatgacgcTTACAATTGTTGCCATTCAAGTGGTTTGCAACCAATCGACTATCGATtgcataagaaaaaataaataaattaaaacaaatttctcTGACGTAGGTCATAAACCGAATTTAGTTGGAAATTCATTTCCTAACGACAAACTACCTAACCAACACAAAATGTCCACTTATCACAAACTTGGTAATTTCATTAATCATCTCCATGCGAAACCAACAAACTATACTTTCCAGATGAATCATCCCTACAATCCAATTCAGATgcaaaataaacaagaaaattaaaaaaaaaaataaacaaaaaagtaactACAAACTCACCCCTAACACTTGGCTCCGACACCAATTGCTGTTCCTCATGCGGTATCATCTCCATCAACCTCGCAATATCCTTTGCCAACATATTATCCACAACATCCAACAAATGTGGTTTTAATGTGTGAAATTTAGTAAAGTCCTGATGTTGTAAATGTTCTTGCATTTTCTTCATATCCGGAAAATCTCCAGGAGATATTTGATGTTCCCTTTGCAATCTGTCGTATATTTGTCCCAAATTCTTAATTAAATCTTTCTTTTTACTATCTTTGCCAAACATTGAAGGCATATCTTTTCTGAGTTCGGCGATAATGTAGGCGTGGACCTTTGCTAAGCGGGCACGTTTAATAAGATCATTAAGTTTGCGAAGAGCAGCGTTGCGAGGGAGTGATTGTAAATCTCGGAAAAGATCTTGTTCTTCATCTTCGAAGAGACGACGATTTGCATCAAATCGTAATGGTTGATCCCAGAAAGAGCCGATATAGACTCTAGCTACTTCAGGGGTTTGCAAGACTTTGCCTAAAGACCACATTAATGCTCCATAAACCCTCATTAGCTGTTGGTGGTCAATCATATCAGCTTTGTTAAGGATAATACGAATCTTATCGTCATGTCCTCTCAAAGCTTCAATAGCTCGACGGAATTCATCAGAAATATCTAATTTATGAGCATCAAAAAGAAGAATAATTCTATCCACCCTCTCAGCAAACCATTCTAATACCCCAGTAAAATCATAACCCCGATCAATACGTTGTTTCTCGCCAGACAATATTCCAGGAGTGTCAACAATTGAAATTGCTTGCAAAACCGGTGACGACACTGTCGAACATTGAAAAcgatttaaaaatgcatttccaTATTTACTAAGTGGACGGAATTGCCGCTTCGGATCAACGACTAATGCATTGCCAGGAATGACACCTTCTTTGTCATCATGCATGACAGCAATAAAACGATCTGTCGTTGGTTCGGGACCAATTCGAATGCCAGGGAAATCCCGTTCTAACAAATATCGAATGAATGTAGTTTTACCAGTTGAATATTGACCAACTAATAATATCATTGGTTTAGCATCGAAATCGGGATCTTCGAGTTTTGGCGAATGGAAATCATGAAATTGATAGTGTTCTTCGAGGGGAAGCAATTTGCttcgatagattttttttagctCGCCAATGACATTTTCGACAACTTCTTGGTTGGCTCGTTCGCGTTTTAGGAAACTGaacattttttcgaattttctgtcagtttttttttttttggaattcttttactttttatgGACAAAAATtaggaaatgtaaaaaaaattatgacaaacacacacacgtagtatgattttttttttacacgttATAATTTCGAGATTATATttgtccgattttttttttaattcgcacTCACGCACCCAGCACAGAGTTTAGtagcagaagaaaaaaaaattaattttttttaaatgataaaaataagaatGAGCCAACTTTTTCTTCTGAGAGAAAataatgacgaaaaaaaaactactccctCGAATGCAAACGGAAAGGCGAGAAATGACACACAAGAAAAAATcggccttttttttttggattgaaatgtcaaaaagtaGTTGTCATCGATGTGTGGGGATGGTGGATGGGTATATGGATGAGGATATGATGACGTTgtcaatttttttggaatttttcgaAGTTCGAATAAGCAGGGATGTGGAGGAGGTTTGTTGATTACGATCTGTAATcgaattttgttttccattggGAAAGAAAAGTTATCATTTTTgtagtttccttttttttggcgTTGgattatgaaaatttactttttgcaaaattaacAGTTAGCATCTAGTGCGCATAattgtaaaatttgttttgttgtggAAAAACCTTACTTACTTCAAAGTACAACGGCcagtttttgcaaaaagtcaaaaagtaaaaatttttaaactcattttgtgacagtttttccaacCACAAAATTAAAGATAATGATGCaggaagcttattttttggtttaaaaaacaatttttgtatttttttttttttttgaaaaacaaatggcgaaataaaaaaatttttacttttgtaaattttccactttttcactttttagccCATTGTTGTTATGGCTTAATAGAAAACATTTTTGGGAActataaaaatatgtttattatgcctggtacgcagctggcgctaaattttagctcccatacaaattatcgaaaaattttatctgagctaaaatggatcccatactaACTATGGataacttgtataggaatttaaTCTCgtctaaaatttagcgcgaacagcgtaccaggctttaacaaaaaaatcaatttatcaaaacTCTTTAAACAGTCAGGAACAATTTAGCTAGTAAATTCatacgaaaattaatttaaaatccgtgtttaattaaatttaaaatttgtatttgtcatGTTCATCAAAGCGGGAGCTGTCAGATTTGGATTTGACAGATTCGCTTACATGCCTATaaggcgtttttcttttttaagcctggtacgctgctgatgcgaaaagaaattttccatacaaaatttcgttaacgaaatcctgaacgaaaaatttcgttttgcttttcatttttaagtacgcagctctagcgaaaaattggagagttttcaatcatTTGCCACTGAGgtactttttactgtcctgtgcagtgttgacggttttttcacttttaaaggTTTAactacattaggtgtgttttttattacaaccggtcttaacttgacaaaaaaaacgcagtctgggctaagaaatttacatgttaaatacaacaacaccttagccccttgggcttagttgtttagcccggagatttctctgggcttaactttttgaagagttttaaatctgtgctaccaaactaattttttcataaattgtttagaatttgtttaaaaacgtgaaaactcacgtttggaaggacaaaatgtattaaaataattttgctagcatacatttttgtatctctttgtaaaacatacatgcaaaatacaagaaaatgacgaaagcgaaaaatatgacaactctaaatttttgttgtgtctgctgttttcggaacattcaatatacagtgctgccaagatttcaggttaagccccgaggcgttttttttgtccagttaagaccggtggtaataaaaaacacacctattggctcaaaaagtgaaaaagtacaaaagtgaaaattttcaaacttatttttgtatactttttcgggctggaaaattaaaacaaatgatgcagaaagcttattttttggtttaaaaaacaatttgtatactctttttcacaaaaaattgcgctagccagaaaaaaaatattttcactttagtactttttcaaaaagtgttggatgtagttaagccttaattcatttatttcttgctttgaaaactattttctgtaactttttcttgattttaaattaattttgaatttttttattttgactttgacagaatactcgatgatattttttgttagcatttttgttgtcgactttggagacaaCAACTTTCGTTTCGCattagcagcgtactaggctttactaGCAAAAGTCCAACTTGTGAATCGTGACCTCCTtcacaaattcgaaagtttGTGATACGAGaacctcacaaaatcaaattcagCTCACCTTGTGAGGTTCTTGTGACTTGTAAGGGTTGCCAGAATAGAGCtgttaaacgaagctttaccgaagctctaccgaagcttcgAGATTTGaaagcttcggaagagcttgtaaagaaagaaaaataaaaaaaaaataaaaaagaagaattttctttttcaattggttttgattttatttttttatgaattttatgaaCCACGTTTGTAGAATCGATCGGTCgatgaaaattttattgatttctttgaatgaaattttatatcGCTATTAAAGTACCCATATATGCGTAGTCTCTTCGACTTCAAAGAGAACGAAGCAAATGTAAATCCGATGACTCTCATTTTTGTCTCGAATCAATTCTTCCAATCTTAACTTATcgacaaaattttctaaaaacctgAACGTTTGTGCATGAATATATTCCTGAACGATGACAGTTTCGAACAgctgttttttgtttacaaattttccACCAGccatcaaaaacaaaaccatggCATGatataattttccaatttttctttgaaaaattaaacaaatcatgAAACTTACTTCAATATTACTTAAACCAAAAGCCTCAGAAGTTCTTACTGCCTATCTAAAACAATGCAATGAGCCACCTTGGACATCATATTTCGTTAAGGTAAGTCTTCCCACTTTTTAATTCACATACAAATCATTCCCTTGTAGATTTTCAGTTGAAGGATGTAAAAAATGACCAATACGGACGTTCCCATTTTAATTGGACACTTGATACCGGAACTAATTATCATATCCTGCGAACTGGTTGTTATCCTTATTTGAAATACCATTGCAGTAAAAGAGATTATCAAAATCTTGAACTGGAAGATAAAttctttagatttttgaaaGTTATTAATTTTGGTAAGAAGAATatggtttatattttataatatagAGTTCTAATGATTTCTTATTGTGTTAAGGTCTTCCAATGTTGTTCTATGGTTTAGCTGCAATACGATTGATAAGTCACAAGGAAATTGTTCATGTTGATGAGAATACCAACGttcctatttattttctttacgaGGAGGATAAAGGTTCTCGGTTTTAAACTAATTAATAAGCtaggaaaattaattttataatttgatttttaaaagaattgaacacaaaaaaaaaattgataaatgtttcttttgttttttttttttgttttaggtaaaaagtagaacaaaataaaaatgctatatgagatttttcaaaaaaaaaaaaaaaaatcactcatacaCCATACATCCGTccttgattcttttttttttttaataatttgcgGGCACTAATGGTGTTTCGGATACAATACCTTAAATATGCATTCAATACAGTGCTGGCATTATGAAAGGAAGAAAAGGTTTAAAAGGAGATGCCAATGCTAATAGGTCTtaaagcaaaattcaaaatactcACTCAAGTAAAAGTTTTTCTCAAGCTCAAGGCTGAGATTAACTTTCTGAGTGTTTGCTTAAgcatttacttcaaaatttcttcaattgGAATTCATAAGCTAAAAGTAAAGAAACCCTTAGGTTTTCTTAACGTAATGAGTAGCTGAAGTGGGCCAAACGCAACAGCAAATGTTcacttgagtaaaatttttacttgagtgaAGACTCTGAATTCCGGTCTTAAAgttctgaatattaaaatgaGAAATAAACATATGTGCTCATTATGCAGAAGGTGGTTCTGGTTTGTAAAGTACATACCTAGAATCGAAAGGCATTGGGTTTTTTCGTACACGGATTCTTGTTCCTCATTTGATAATGGATTCGATACCAGagcccctgttctgtaactttatcactggcgataaacgttTTTCAAAGTTTCTAAAATCCTTTTTCTTCCATAattaaagcaaaatttctttcaaattcagaatttatgaattaagaAATAAGGATCTAagacaaaatttcttttattttgataagatttaatggattttaaagtcatttaaaatattttatcgccagtgataaaagttacagaacatgggAATTTAATGAGCTTGTCATATTTTGCCGTTGAAGTTCCATCTGCGGAGTACGTGGATGCGAGTCCtttaacgaatttgaaaaactgagggtaatatcatcatttttttttgtttaaaaaaaaaatgcttttaaaaaagaaaaaaaaaaataaataaataaaaaagtaagcaAATCCAGAAACCAACATTAATattgtgggtttcagacttgaatccatccaataTGACCTGTTAGTAATGCTCGTAAGGCTATTTTTCTAATCCAAGGAAGAAGAGAATCATCGACGCATGCCAAACCAACTGTTTCAGAATCATTATAAGTAATTCCGGACTCTTCGGGTCACTGCTCAGTAATATCAGTTCTATTTACAATAATTGAGGTTtacataattaaaacaaaaaaaactgttttctgTAAGAAAGTGCACGTATTTCAGTCggcgaaaaataaaaacccgTACCTACTCGTATCGAAGTCAAATTTCTACACCCATTTTTGCAGAACTAAGGATAGTGTTATTTGAaaagattaattaattttgttgtacAACGAATCATTAACTTGAAGTAATATAATAAACAGAACTTTAGTTTTGAGCTCCAAACGAAGTTAGctattgaactttatttttaaaatggaatttaagGAACTGATCGAAAAACGTtagaatcaattttttaaagtacataattttttgtataggggaAGGGGAGAAAATGGGTCACATAGGAGAGACAATCTAATTTCTTACAGGttgtttcttaaaatctaaaaacttAGGTCTTTTCATGAAATAGTCGATAACTGCTAAGTTCCGACTATTTACGTCTATTTTTTACGTCTGTCTGCTTTATGAATATTGAATTGTCTCCCTGCAGAAAAATAACCATATCCCAAAAgagaaggggggggggggggaatgtAATTGTTTAGACAAAGTCTATCTTTTGatggaaaagaattttttgaacattatAAACGGTACCTCCcgtagaacagttttttttttatttctttatttcccAAATTGCTATGCAGTGAAAatccatttttctgaaattatAGCTATTGAAAACTTTGAAACATTATTTGCCttaattttcgttaaaattcTTTCGAAAGTCTAAACATTTAGtttagtaaaaaagaaaaactgttatacctatttcaaaaagaaaaaaaagttttatcaaCAATAACAATTATAAATgcaggaaataaaaaaattatttttaactccaaattcaaataagaaaacgttgtttattttaattaaataatatacctacctatttatttttagtaaatttttctacttaatttttttatcttacaaaaaggtcaaaaatggtaaaaaattaacattgttttgtattttcacATATTTTATCATAGTCATCGAATAACAAATGACTCACTGAGTTTTTGAAACTCTCTAAACCACATGGAGCTGGGCATTTTAATATATCAACGGTACTGGGATTCTCCACTGTACTATCTTGATAATAAACAacctaaaaacaaatataaacttAGAACTATCAAAATCAAAAAGGTTTTCATATAAGGACTTACTCGAACTTCGTATTGTTCAGGTGAATCTAGTACCTCGTGCAATTCAAAGACCAAAGCTGATGTAAAATCTGGTAGTGTTGAAGTTTGATTAAGAATTCCCATTGAATTCATTACATTCACCAAAGTTACATCGTGTCCAgagtagaaaaataaatttcgattgGGTTTGAGTGTTTTATTAACTTTGCTAGCCATGTTGTTGTAAACCTCGCCAACAAATGCTCCACCTCGAATCTGTTTCATGTAATCGTTATCCGTAAATACTGTGTAACTTCTTTCAGCTAAAGGCAATAATCTTTCAGGATAAATACCCTTTGTCCATTCGGGAAGTTCCATTCCCATGTCTTCT includes the following:
- the LOC129917007 gene encoding EH domain-containing protein 3; the encoded protein is MFSFLKRERANQEVVENVIGELKKIYRSKLLPLEEHYQFHDFHSPKLEDPDFDAKPMILLVGQYSTGKTTFIRYLLERDFPGIRIGPEPTTDRFIAVMHDDKEGVIPGNALVVDPKRQFRPLSKYGNAFLNRFQCSTVSSPVLQAISIVDTPGILSGEKQRIDRGYDFTGVLEWFAERVDRIILLFDAHKLDISDEFRRAIEALRGHDDKIRIILNKADMIDHQQLMRVYGALMWSLGKVLQTPEVARVYIGSFWDQPLRFDANRRLFEDEEQDLFRDLQSLPRNAALRKLNDLIKRARLAKVHAYIIAELRKDMPSMFGKDSKKKDLIKNLGQIYDRLQREHQISPGDFPDMKKMQEHLQHQDFTKFHTLKPHLLDVVDNMLAKDIARLMEMIPHEEQQLVSEPSVRGGAFEGIVDDVISPFGYRKGEGIDAGFGELDWICSRDKARTDPLFEALNPIDGKISGAAAKQELIKSKLPNSVLSKIWKLSDVDGDGFLDVDEFALAMHLINVKLDGNELPNVLPEHLVPPSKRC
- the LOC129915498 gene encoding uncharacterized protein C15orf61 homolog yields the protein MKLTSILLKPKASEVLTAYLKQCNEPPWTSYFVKLKDVKNDQYGRSHFNWTLDTGTNYHILRTGCYPYLKYHCSKRDYQNLELEDKFFRFLKVINFGLPMLFYGLAAIRLISHKEIVHVDENTNVPIYFLYEEDKGSRF